The genomic interval CTAACATCACTATTTCACAGATTACAAAAATTGCACTGATCTTTAAAAACATCTCTAGCGATGATTTTAACATAATTCCTTTTAACGGTGGCAGAGACGAGTTTATTGAAGAGCGATGGTATATCGTTCCCGATTACGATAAACTCAAAGAAATAGGAAGGGAATATTTCTCAACTAATGGACAAAACGGCGAGTAAACATACAAAAAGCTTTAAGATACCACCAGGGCAAAAACCAATATCTCAGTTGCCTCCGATATCTGCTTTAGAAGTGCCGGATATTGAGATAAATAAGTATCGCTTGAAAATATACGGGCTTGTCGATAAAGAAAAAGTTTTTACATATCAGGAAATTTTGGATTTACCCTCTATCACAAAGCAATTTGACATTCACTGTGTTGATAAATGGAGCTATACGGGGCTTGTTTTTGAAGGAGTTTTGCCGAAAGAATTATTTAAAGATGTGACGATTAAAAGCAATGCAAAGTTTGTCGTTGTGCATACGGTTGAAGGCTATACCACAGAACTTCCTCTCGATTTTTTTCTCAGTGACGATACACTGCTTGCGTACAAGTCAGATGGTAAGCCACTTGATATAGTTCATGGATATCCTTTCCGTCTTGTTGTAAATGGCAAATACGCATACAAAGATCCAAAGTGGGTTTCAGCATTTGAAGTAGTGGAAGAAGATATCCCGGGATACTGGGAGAAGAAAGGGTACAACCACTCGGCAGATGTTTTTAAGGAAGAGCGCTTTACAAAATAAAATTTTTGTTTAGGAGTTTCTTTCTGTAAAGTATCAAAAATTAATTTTCTCCATTTTCTTAAACCATAGTACTGCATCTTTTATACTTTCTTTTGATGGGCGGGCAGTGTATCCCAGTTTCTCTTGCGCTTTTTTGCTGCTTATCAACGAATTTGATCCAAGCACCTTTATTGAATATGAGGTAAATAATGGTTTTGTATGCGTAATGCTGTAATAGATTGGCATAATAGGTGTAGTAACTGTTGCAAGAAGGTAAGGTACTTTAAATGAAGGCGCCTTTACTCCGGTGAATTCTTCCAGCATCTTCAGTAGTGAATAAACTGAGATTCTTTCCCCTGAGAGAATATAACTTTCTCCCCTTTTTCCCTTTTCTGCGGCAAGAATGTGTCCTTTTGCAACATCACGGACATCCACAAAATCGTATGCACCATCTATATATGCCTTAAGTTTTTTGTGGGCAAAGTCCAGTATCAAATGCCCCATTTCAGAAATCTTATAATCATAAGGGCCGGTGATTCCCGTCGGGCACAGTATCACTGCATCAAGACCTTTTTCAATTCCTTTCAAAATTTCTCGAGTGGCCAATGCTTTGGATTTTGCATAGTCTCCTTTTACTTCATTCGGGTCAAAAGGGAATGATTCATCTATCATTGTACCTTTGGGCGGCTCGGCGATAGCGTGAACCGAGCTTGTATAAACCAGCCGCTTAACGCCTGTTTTTAAGCATGCATTTACCACGTTGCGCGTGCCTATCACGTTAACCTCATTCATCAGCTTTTCTTTTCCTTTGGAAATTGCGACAACGCCAGCCATGTGATAAACGATATCCGCCCCTGTAAATGCTTTGACAAGAGAATTGATATCTCTCACATCCCCTGTTACTTGCTCTATGTTTAAGTTTTTTATTAGTGCAGTATCTTCGGATGGAAGAATAATGGCTCTCACATTTTCTTTGTTCTTAACGAGTTCTCTTGCGAGGTTATTTCCTAAATGTCCTGTTGCTCCGACAA from Caldisericota bacterium carries:
- a CDS encoding SDR family oxidoreductase produces the protein MIVIVGATGHLGNNLARELVKNKENVRAIILPSEDTALIKNLNIEQVTGDVRDINSLVKAFTGADIVYHMAGVVAISKGKEKLMNEVNVIGTRNVVNACLKTGVKRLVYTSSVHAIAEPPKGTMIDESFPFDPNEVKGDYAKSKALATREILKGIEKGLDAVILCPTGITGPYDYKISEMGHLILDFAHKKLKAYIDGAYDFVDVRDVAKGHILAAEKGKRGESYILSGERISVYSLLKMLEEFTGVKAPSFKVPYLLATVTTPIMPIYYSITHTKPLFTSYSIKVLGSNSLISSKKAQEKLGYTARPSKESIKDAVLWFKKMEKINF
- a CDS encoding molybdopterin-dependent oxidoreductase gives rise to the protein MDKTASKHTKSFKIPPGQKPISQLPPISALEVPDIEINKYRLKIYGLVDKEKVFTYQEILDLPSITKQFDIHCVDKWSYTGLVFEGVLPKELFKDVTIKSNAKFVVVHTVEGYTTELPLDFFLSDDTLLAYKSDGKPLDIVHGYPFRLVVNGKYAYKDPKWVSAFEVVEEDIPGYWEKKGYNHSADVFKEERFTK